Proteins encoded together in one Asterias rubens chromosome 4, eAstRub1.3, whole genome shotgun sequence window:
- the LOC117289333 gene encoding peptidyl-prolyl cis-trans isomerase B-like: protein MNQLLCCLVLFTLYVCGKAAPETSQKNVKAIVTTKVYFDILIDDAERGRVVFGLFGDAVPLTVKNFVTYATAKKGEDSYKNTKFHRVIKDFMIQGGDFAANDGTGSVSIYGQYFNDENFDLEHYGPGWLSMANAGPNSNGCQFFITTVKTAWLNGKHTVFGKVLEGMDIIRTIEDLKTDDKDRPLKATVIADCGVIEVKEPFEVKKEGVPTPDVVVGPPTV, encoded by the exons ATGAATCAATTACTTTGTTGTTTAGTTCTATTCACACTGTATGTGTGCGGCAAGGCTGCG CCTGAAACCAGTCAGAAAAATGTGAAGGCAATCGTAACAACGAAAGTCTACTTCGACATCCTGATAGACGATGCAGAGAGGGGACGAGTGGTGTTTGGTCTGTTTGGTGATGCCGTCCCATTGACTGTCAAGAACTTTGTCACATACGCCACAGCAAAGAAGGGAGAAGACTCgtacaaaaatacaaagtttCACAGAGTTATCAAGGACTTCATGATCCAAG GTGGAGACTTTGCAGCGAACGATGGGACTGGATCAGTGAGCATCTACGGACAATACTTCAATGACGAGAACTTCGATCTAGAGCACTATGGACCCGGATGGCTCAGCATGGCCAATGCTG GACCAAACTCCAACGGTTGCCAGTTTTTCATCACCACAGTCAAGACAGCCTGGTTGAACGGCAAGCACACGGTCTTCGGCAAGGTCCTAGAGGGCATGGACATCATCAGGACGATCGAGGACCTCAAGACAGATGATAAAGACCGCCCTCTGAAGGCCACAGTTATCGCAGATTGCGGGGTCATTGAGGTCAAGGAACCATTTGAGGTCAAGAAGGAAGGTGTCCCAACGCCTGATGTTGTAGTTGGACCCCCTACTGTGTAG
- the LOC117289332 gene encoding CCR4-NOT transcription complex subunit 10-like: protein MADKDSGKEKEGPSESPVPSPIPVITEEEKELATAASHDFEAGHYAPCLEKLHSLAKMRSNDIKVNHNLTVAKFFQSGCSRIDDMRKGLGNVCSQAHVNLSGGIDTLEDTDHAILFFNHAVILYHMRQHHEAIRILEKLFQIIEPLEESLGHKILLLLVETYLSTYQPEKALAIISYLEKQLFSTENASNKGTSETSNKDNKESNSTEETGQDPEKYRPTLHLLKTRCYLQLKHVKVCKREIKTVMNSAGPCAASLFLKGNFEFIRQNYRKAIKLLNSVPPSSDFLKTGQCVPVMYFNNLACIHFYMGKYHLAAYYGRRALQENANAMAELPKRKGQSLNNRHIKTLGMNRRYELLYNTGIQLLHAGRPLAAFECLTEAIQVYPTNPRLWLRLAECCIAANSTPSGAEPEGKVSGDGPRRGIVRNVIGTGPHRKVILSPGSSEYKYSGDGQSAAFPAATLEFASLCLSNALSLLPDEASHSSASRITARGSVSSDSSEAADSTSKQPGPGHLAAPPGQALKPADLTSLRCSILASSAYVSLSLGDNVTTLEFTKLLLAQTRLPGSLKFLGHLYAAEALINMDQISEAIQHLAPDSVCDVSVVLPVLPEHGEKQGDKSDAGQGEGHDGMEGHVAVSEYFPASIQVARATMLLNLACAHSLRSEWDKARKCLKQTCSMLPTSEIPQQALFLGIYIELQTGNHQIALQMVKKQQLIPYLKPSESKLLSIGTMSSFNNGSSSQGVFSSGTPNKRNNKDPWQK from the exons atggctGACAAGGATAGTGGTAAGGAGAAAGAGGGTCCTTCGGAGTCCCCCGTCCCATCCCCGATCCCGGTCATCACCGAAGAAGAGAAGGAACTAGCGACGGCAGCCAGTCATGACTTTGAGGCTGGACACTACGCTCCGTGCCTGGAGAAACTTCACTCCCTCGCTAAGATGAGGAGTAACGATATTAAGGTCAACCATAATCTGACCGTGGCAAAGTTCTTCCAGTCCGGCTGTTCGAGGATAGATGATATGCGAAAGGGCCTCGGCAATGTGTGTTCGCAG GCCCATGTCAACTTGAGTGGTGGTATAGATACACTGGAAGACACTGACCATGCCATACTGTTCTTCAATCACGCCGTCATCCTTTATCATATGAGGCAACATCACGAAGCCATCCGCATTCTGGAGAAGCTGTTCCAGATCATCGAACCACTAG AGGAATCCTTGGGTCATAAGATACTACTTTTGCTAGTAGAGACCTACCTGAGTACGTACCAACCGGAGAAAGCTCTGGCCATTATATCTTACTTGGAGAAACAACTCTTCTCCACTGAGAATGCTAGCAACAAGGGCACGTCGGAAACTAGC AACAAGGACAACAAGGAATCCAATAGCACTGAGGAGACAGGACAAGATCCAGAGAAGTATCGGCCGACTTTACACCTT CTGAAAACCAGATGCTACCTACAGTTGAAGCACGTCAAAGTTTGCAAGCGTGAAATCAAAACTGTCATGAACTCAGCTGGACCA TGCGCTGCCTCCTTGTTTCTGAAAGGCAACTTTGAGTTCATCCGTCAGAATTACCGCAAAGCCATCAAGCTGCTAAACAGCGTTCCTCCGTCCAGCGACTTCTTGAAGACGGGCCAGTGCGTCCCTGTCATGTACTTCAATAACCTTGCCTGTATCCACTTCTACATGGGAAAATACCATCTGGCTGCTTACTACGGACGGAGGGCACTGCAGGAAAATGCCAACGCAATGGCGGAGCTGCCCAAACGAAAAG GTCAATCCCTAAACAATCGTCACATCAAAACCCTGGGTATGAACCGTCGTTATGAGCTTCTATACAACACGGGCATCCAGCTGCTCCATGCAgggcgccctctagcggcattCGAATGCCTGACGGAGGCCATACAGGTTTACCCAACAAACCCACGGCTCTGGTTGAGATTGGCCGAATGTTGCATCGCAGCCAATTCAACACCATCT GGTGCTGAACCGGAAGGAAAGGTCTCAGGGGACGGCCCTAGACGTGGGATTGTACGCAACGTGATTGGTACAGGACCTCATCGTAAAGTGATCCTGTCTCCTGGGTCATCAGAATATAAATACAG CGGAGACGGACAGTCCGCTGCATTTCCAGCAGCCACGTTGGAGTTTGCTTCGCTATGTCTCTCCAACGCTCTGTCTCTACTACCTGACGAGGCATCTCACTCATCGGCCAGTAGGATCACAGCTAGAGGCAGTGTCAGTAGCGACTCATCCGAGGCTGCCGATTCAACAAG TAAGCAGCCAGGCCCCGGTCATTTAGCAGCGCCACCGGGTCAGGCCCTGAAGCCAGCCGATCTGACCAGTCTACGATGTTCTATCCTAGCCAGCAGTGCCTACGTCTCCTTATCCCTGGGCGATAACGTGACCACCTTGGAGTTCACCAAACTTCTGTTGGCCCAGACTAGACTGCCGGGCTCTCTCAA ATTCCTTGGTCATCTGTACGCTGCGGAGGCATTAATCAACATGGACCAGATATCAGAAGCCATCCAGCATCTAGCTCCTGATTCAGTGTGTGATGTATCCGTTGTGCTTCCTGTACTTCCAGAACATG GTGAGAAACAGGGTGATAAATCAGACGCAGGTCAGGGTGAAGGTCACGACGGAATGGAGGGACACGTAGCCGTGTCTGAATACTTCCCTGCGTCGATACAGGTCGCCCGGGCCACGATGCTCCTTAATCTGGCGTGTGCACACTCGCTGCGTAGTGAATGGGACAAGGCTAGGAAGTGCCTCAAACAG ACATGCAGTATGTTACCCACCAGTGAGATCCCTCAGCAGGCGCTCTTCCTTGGCATCTATATTGAGTTACAAACAG GTAACCATCAGATAGCATTGCAGATGGTTAAAAAGCAGCAACTGATCCCCTACCTCAAGCCGTCTGAGTCTAAACTGCTCTCCATAGGGACAATGAGTTCCTTCAACAACGGCTCCTCATCCCAGGGGGTCTTCAGCTCCGGAACCCCCAACAAACGAAACAACAAAGACCCCTGGCAGAAGTAG
- the LOC117289330 gene encoding glucose-fructose oxidoreductase domain-containing protein 2-like, with protein sequence MLEGVGVVGTGSLARILIPTFQAVGIRIVALWGPTLEKAAELARQFNITFYTDRIDNVLLNPEVDLVCINTPPHLHAQVASKALGIGKHVLCERPAGLNKHDAYKMVTAAQYYPSLMSIMNHGQRFLPAFIRLKRMIQDKEIGEVFLCDVKVTCGSLLRDKYNWMCDENMGGGVLNTFGSHLIDIITFITGQKAIKVRGMLKTFVRQTDKINGIRQITSDDFCSFQMELSHNVCVSVTLNTHVPGQFKQEILIVGSEGRLTLKEADLYGQMSGMSREQLLMADIQHITERQKQGIPTNQVPLPYLKGMLKLIDALKESFERKKERLSWEQEPVALAATFEDAVYVQTVLDAIRESNRTGNWELVNLTGDGDPYQFFH encoded by the coding sequence ATGCTTGAAGGAGTTGGTGTTGTTGGGACAGGTTCCTTAGCAAGGATCCTCATCCCAACATTCCAAGCTGTTGGCATCCGGATCGTCGCTCTGTGGGGTCCAACTCTTGAGAAAGCTGCCGAGCTGGCCAGGCAGTTCAACATCACATTTTACACAGACCGCATCGACAATGTACTCCTAAACCCTGAGGTTGATTTAGTCTGCATCAATACACCCCCGCATCTTCACGCCCAAGTGGCGTCTAAAGCCCTTGGTATCGGTAAACACGTACTCTGTGAACGCCCAGCAGGGTTGAACAAGCACGACGCTTACAAGATGGTTACAGCCGCCCAGTATTACCCGTCCCTCATGTCTATCATGAACCACGGCCAGCGATTTTTGCCGGCGTTCATACGCCTGAAGCGAATGATCCAAGACAAGGAGATCGGAGAAGTCTTCTTGTGCGACGTCAAGGTCACCTGTGGGTCCTTGCTAAGGGACAAATACAACTGGATGTGTGATGAGAACATGGGCGGCGGGGTCTTGAACACGTTCGGCTCCCACCTCATTGATATCATCACCTTTATCACTGGTCAGAAAGCCATCAAAGTCAGAGGGATGTTGAAGACGTTCGTGCGTCAGACGGACAAAATCAACGGAATCCGTCAGATCACGAGCGACGATTTCTGCTCCTTCCAGATGGAGCTCAGCCACAACGTCTGCGTCTCGGTGACGCTGAACACTCACGTTCCCGGACAGTTTAAACAGGAGATCCTCATCGTCGGTTCCGAAGGACGGTTGACTCTTAAAGAAGCGGATCTCTACGGTCAGATGAGCGGGATGAGTCGAGAGCAACTCTTGATGGCCGACATCCAGCACATCACGGAGAGACAGAAGCAGGGCATACCCACCAACCAGGTACCCTTGCCGTACCTCAAGGGAATGCTGAAGCTCATCGACGCCCTCAAGGAATCCTTCGAGAGGAAGAAGGAACGTCTGAGTTGGGAGCAGGAGCCCGTTGCCCTGGCAGCCACCTTTGAAGATGCGGTCTATGTACAGACTGTCTTAGATGCCATTCGTGAGTCCAATCGAACCGGGAACTGGGAGCTGGTTAATCTGACTGGGGATGGAGATCCTTATCAGTTCTTTCACTGA